In Takifugu flavidus isolate HTHZ2018 chromosome 5, ASM371156v2, whole genome shotgun sequence, the following proteins share a genomic window:
- the kcnt1b gene encoding potassium channel subfamily T member 1 isoform X15 yields the protein MQQMRGLFQFTLIWLPQHTESFQRWPTDGARTEEAAMSPPRRSSGSHGDRTSAETVQKNNSSNSGVILDISALKMAEVETEVPPLPPRYRFRDLLLGDQTFQNDDRFQEEYSMDSTNAQVQVEFYVNENTFKERLKLFFIKNQRSSLRIRLFNFSLKILTCALYILRVSLDNPNFNASPWACAACRNNTGLNVTESSKINWELIFWVNRRDPLWAIQVTVALISFLETMLITYLSYKGNICEQMFQISFILEMINTVPFIITIFWHPLKNIFVPVFLNCWLAKGALENMINDFHRAIQRTHSAMFNQVFILICTLLCLVFTGACGIQHLERAGKQLSLFDSFYFCIVTFSTVGYGDVTPQIWPSQLLVVILICVALVVLPLQFEELAYLWMESQKLGGNYSRHRAQTEKHVVLCVSSLKIDLLMDFLNEFYAHPRLQDYYVVILCPTEMDIQVRRILQIPLWSQRVIYLQGSALKDQDLMRAKMDDAEACFILSSRNEVDRTAADHQTILRAWAAKDFAPNCPLYVQILKPENKFHVKFADHVVCEEEFKYAMLALNCVCPATSTLVTLLVHTSRGQEGQLSPEQWQRTYGRCSGNEVYHIRLCDSKFFGEYDGKSFTYASFHAHKKYGVCLIGVKREDNKSILLNPGPRHIMASTDTCYYINITKEENSAFIFKQEEKHNKGLPLTGLYDAPSRLPVHSIIASMGTVAIDLQNPDPPEESGKLALPTENGAGSRRPSIAPVLEIADSSAILPCDLLSDQSEDEANQSDEEGSVGSDFVKGYPPNSPYIGSSPTLCHLLPQKAPFCCLRLDKGCTHNSFEDAKAYGFKNKLIIVSAETAGNGLYNFIVPLRAYYRPRKELNPIVLLLDYPPDNHFLEAICCFPMVYFMTGTIDNLDNLLQCGIIYADNLVVVDKESTMSAEEDYMADAKTIVNVQTMFRLFPSLSIITELTHPSNMRFMQFRAKDCYSLALSKLEKIERDKGSNLAFMFRLPFAAGRVFSISMLDTLLYQSFVKDYMIAIVRLLLGLDTTPGSGYLCAMKITEEDLWIRTYGRLFQKLCSSSAEIPIGIYRTESHMFSNTECKDSYAQSQLSVNAEHGAEHRERGESWKEKTAHRNSTTSDQSEHPLLRKKSMQWARRLSRKNAKPSSRAERISQQRLNLYRRSERQELSELVKNRMKHLGLPTVGYEDVSNLTASDVMNRVNLGYLQDEMNDHQNTLSYVLINPPPDTMLELNDIVYIIRSDPLAHMPEDSQVGQARIGKNKQDFGTEMRDETHL from the exons GTTCCAAGAGGAGTACAGTATGGACTCAACAAATGCCCA GGTGCAGGTGGAGTTCTACGTGAATGAAAACACCTTCAAGGAGAGGCTGAAgcttttcttcattaaaaaccAAAGGTCAA GCCTGAGAATCCGTCTCTTCAACTTCTCACTGAAGATCCTGACCTGTGCCCTCTATATACTGAGAGTCAGCCTGGATAACCCCAACTTCAACGCCAGCCCATGGGCATG TGCTGCGTGCCGAAATAACACTGGGCTAAATGTGACAGAGTCATCAAAAATAAACTG GGAGTTGATTTTCTGGGTAAACAGACGAGATCCACTGTGGGCAATACAG gtgaCGGTGGCCTTAATCAGTTTTTTGGAGACCATGCTTATTACTTATCTGAGCTACAAG GGGAACATTTGCGAGCAGATGTTCCAGATATCCTTCATATTGGAGATGATCAACACAGTGCCATTTATAATCACA ATTTTCTGGCATCCTTTGAAAAACATATTTGTTCCCGTATTTCTTAATTGCTGGCTTGCCAAAGGTGCCCTGGAGAACATGATT AATGACTTCCACCGGGCCATCCAGAGGACCCATTCTGCTATGTTCAACCAGGTGTTCATTCTCATCTGCACCTTGCTGTGTCTAGTTTTCACCGG AGCTTGTGGCATCCAGCATTTGGAAAGAGCTGGAAAACAACTTTCCTTGTTTGACtccttttatttctgtatcGTCACCTTCTCCACGGTTGGCTATGGGGACGTCACGCCCCAGATCTGGCCCTCCCAGCTGCTCGTGGTCATTCTCATTTGCGTTGCCTTGGTGGTGCTCCCACTGCAG TTTGAAGAACTAGCATACCTCTGGATGGAGAGCCAGAAGTTAGGAGGGAACTATAGCCGACACAGGGCTCAAACTGAGAAGCATGTGGTGTTATGTGTCAGCTCACTGAAGATCGACCTACTGATGGATTTCCTCAATGAGTTCTATGCTCATCCTAGACTACAG GACTATTATGTGGTGATCTTGTGTCCAACCGAGATGGACATTCAGGTTCGCCGTATCCTCCAAATCCCTTTGTGGTCTCAGAGGGTCATCTACCTTCAAGGTTCTGCCCTCAAAGACCAGGATCTAATGAGGGCCAA GATGGATGATGCTGAGGCCTGCTtcatcctcagcagcaggaacgAGGTCGATCGAACTGCTGCT gatCACCAGACTATTTTGAGAGCCTGGGCTGCAAAAGACTTTGCTCCAAACTGTCCTCTTTATGTCCAGATCCTCAAACCGGAAAATAAATTCCATGTTAAATTTGCAG ATCATGTTGTCTGCGAAGAGGAGTTCAAATATGCCATGTTGGCTCTGAACTGTGTATGTCCGGCCACGTCTACCTTAGTCACACTCCTGGTTCACACCTCCAGAGGACA GGAAGGACAACTGTCACCAGAGCAATGGCAAAGGACGTATGGACGCTGCTCTGGAAACGAGGTCTATCACATCCGACTGTGCGACAGCAAGTTCTTTGGGGAGTACGATGGGAAAAGCTTCACCTACGCATCCTTCCACGCCCATAAGAA GTATGGTGTGTGTTTGATCGGAGTGAAAAGAGAGGACAACAAGAGCATTCTCCTGAACCCTGGCCCCCGGCACATCATGGCCTCCACCGACACTTGCTACTACATCAACATCACCAAGGAGGAGAACTCGGCATTCATCTTCAAACAAGAGGAAAAGCACAACAAGGGCCTCCCCCTCACAGGCCTCTATGACGCCCCCTCCAGACTGCCAGTGCACAGCATCATTGCCAGCATGG GGACTGTTGCCATAGATCTACAGAACCCCGATCCCCCAGAAGAAAGCGGCAAGCTGGCGTTGCCGACAGAGAACGGCGCAGGAAGCCGGAGGCCGAGCATTGCACCCGTCCTAGAAATCGCAGACTCCTCCGCCATTCTGCCCTGCGACCTTCTCAGTGATCAATCTGAGGATGAAGCCAACCAGTCAGACGAGGAGGGCTCTGTCGGGTCTGA tTTTGTGAAGGGCTACCCTCCCAACTCGCCCTACATCGGCAGCTCTCCCACATTGTGCCACCTCCTGCCACAGAAAGCTCCATTCTGCTGCCTCCGCCTGGACAAG GGCTGTACGCATAACAGCTTTGAGGATGCCAAGGCCTACGGCTTCAAGAATAAGTTGATTATAGTTTCTGCTGAGACGGCAGGAAATGGTCTCTACAATTTCATTGTCCCTCTTCGCGCTTACTATCGGCCCAGGAAGGAGCTGAACCcaatagtgctgctgctggactacCC CCCAGACAATCACTTCTTAGAGGCCATTTGCTGCTTTCCTATGGTTTACTTCATGACTGGAACTATTGACAA CTTGGACAACCTCCTGCAGTGTGGCATAATCTACGCAGACAATTTGGTGGTGGTGGACAAAGAGAGCACAATGAGCGCCGAGGAGGACTACATGGCAGACGCCAAGACCATCGTCAATGTCCAGACTATGTTCAG GTTGTTTCCCAGTCTCAGCATCATTACTGAGCTCACACATCCGTCCAACATGAGGTTCATGCAGTTCAGAGCCAAGGACTGCtactcactcgctctctctaAACTGGAGAAG ATAGAACGCGATAAGGGCTCCAACTTGGCTTTCATGTTCCGTCTGCCGTTTGCAGCAGGCAGGGTGTTCAGCATTAGCATGTTAGATACACTGCTTTACCAG TCTTTTGTTAAGGACTACATGATTGCAATCGTGAGGCTTCTCCTGGGTCTGGACACCACACCTGGATCTGGATACCTCTGCGCT ATGAAGATAACAGAGGAGGATCTGTGGATCAGGACTTACGGCAGACTCTTCCAGAAGCTTTGTTCCTCAAGCGCCGAGATCCCAATTGGGATCTATCGCACAGAGTCGCACATGTTCTCAAACACGGAG TGCAAGGACAGTTATGCACAG TCTCAGCTGTCCGTCAACGCTGAACACGGCGCGGAGCACCGCGAGCGAGGGGAGTCCTGGAAGGAGAAAACGGCGCACAGAAACTCCACCACCAGCGACCAGTCCGAGCACCCGCtgctgaggaagaagagcatGCAGTGGGCGCGGCGACTCAGCAGGAAGAACGCCAAACCgtccagcagagcagagcgcaTCTCGCAGCAGAGACTCAACCTGTACCGACGCTCTGAACGGCAGGAGCTCTCCGAGCTGGTGAAGAACCGCATGAAGCACCTGGGTCTGCCCACGGTCGGATACG AGGATGTTTCTAATCTCACTGCGAGCGATGTCATGAATCGAGTAAATCTAGGATATTTGCAAG ACGAAATGAACGACCATCAGAACACGCTGTCCTACGTCCTCATCAACCCTCCTCCTGACACCATGCTGGAGCTCAACGACATCGT CTACATCATCCGGTCCGACCCGCTGGCACACATGCCAGAGGACTCGCAGGTAGGGCAGGCACGCATCGGCAAGAACAAGCAGGACTTTGGCACAGAGATGAGGGATGAGACTCACCTCTGA
- the kcnt1b gene encoding potassium channel subfamily T member 1 isoform X1, whose protein sequence is MQQMRGLFQFTLIWLPQHTESFQRWPTDGARTEEAAMSPPRRSSGSHGDRTSAETVQKNNSSNSGVILDISALKMAEVETEVPPLPPRYRFRDLLLGDQTFQNDDRFQEEYSMDSTNAQVQVEFYVNENTFKERLKLFFIKNQRSSLRIRLFNFSLKILTCALYILRVSLDNPNFNASPWACAACRNNTGLNVTESSKINWELIFWVNRRDPLWAIQVTVALISFLETMLITYLSYKGNICEQMFQISFILEMINTVPFIITIFWHPLKNIFVPVFLNCWLAKGALENMINDFHRAIQRTHSAMFNQVFILICTLLCLVFTGACGIQHLERAGKQLSLFDSFYFCIVTFSTVGYGDVTPQIWPSQLLVVILICVALVVLPLQFEELAYLWMESQKLGGNYSRHRAQTEKHVVLCVSSLKIDLLMDFLNEFYAHPRLQDYYVVILCPTEMDIQVRRILQIPLWSQRVIYLQGSALKDQDLMRAKMDDAEACFILSSRNEVDRTAADHQTILRAWAAKDFAPNCPLYVQILKPENKFHVKFADHVVCEEEFKYAMLALNCVCPATSTLVTLLVHTSRGQEGQLSPEQWQRTYGRCSGNEVYHIRLCDSKFFGEYDGKSFTYASFHAHKKYGVCLIGVKREDNKSILLNPGPRHIMASTDTCYYINITKEENSAFIFKQEEKHNKGLPLTGLYDAPSRLPVHSIIASMVDQTASFGTVAIDLQNPDPPEESGKLALPTENGAGSRRPSIAPVLEIADSSAILPCDLLSDQSEDEANQSDEEGSVGSDFVKGYPPNSPYIGSSPTLCHLLPQKAPFCCLRLDKGCTHNSFEDAKAYGFKNKLIIVSAETAGNGLYNFIVPLRAYYRPRKELNPIVLLLDYPPDNHFLEAICCFPMVYFMTGTIDNLDNLLQCGIIYADNLVVVDKESTMSAEEDYMADAKTIVNVQTMFRLFPSLSIITELTHPSNMRFMQFRAKDCYSLALSKLEKIERDKGSNLAFMFRLPFAAGRVFSISMLDTLLYQSFVKDYMIAIVRLLLGLDTTPGSGYLCAMKITEEDLWIRTYGRLFQKLCSSSAEIPIGIYRTESHMFSNTECKDSYAQSQLSVNAEHGAEHRERGESWKEKTAHRNSTTSDQSEHPLLRKKSMQWARRLSRKNAKPSSRAERISQQRLNLYRRSERQELSELVKNRMKHLGLPTVGYEDVSNLTASDVMNRVNLGYLQELQDIAEHPYTEGTRPPDEMNDHQNTLSYVLINPPPDTMLELNDIVYIIRSDPLAHMPEDSQVGQARIGKNKQDFGTEMRDETHL, encoded by the exons GTTCCAAGAGGAGTACAGTATGGACTCAACAAATGCCCA GGTGCAGGTGGAGTTCTACGTGAATGAAAACACCTTCAAGGAGAGGCTGAAgcttttcttcattaaaaaccAAAGGTCAA GCCTGAGAATCCGTCTCTTCAACTTCTCACTGAAGATCCTGACCTGTGCCCTCTATATACTGAGAGTCAGCCTGGATAACCCCAACTTCAACGCCAGCCCATGGGCATG TGCTGCGTGCCGAAATAACACTGGGCTAAATGTGACAGAGTCATCAAAAATAAACTG GGAGTTGATTTTCTGGGTAAACAGACGAGATCCACTGTGGGCAATACAG gtgaCGGTGGCCTTAATCAGTTTTTTGGAGACCATGCTTATTACTTATCTGAGCTACAAG GGGAACATTTGCGAGCAGATGTTCCAGATATCCTTCATATTGGAGATGATCAACACAGTGCCATTTATAATCACA ATTTTCTGGCATCCTTTGAAAAACATATTTGTTCCCGTATTTCTTAATTGCTGGCTTGCCAAAGGTGCCCTGGAGAACATGATT AATGACTTCCACCGGGCCATCCAGAGGACCCATTCTGCTATGTTCAACCAGGTGTTCATTCTCATCTGCACCTTGCTGTGTCTAGTTTTCACCGG AGCTTGTGGCATCCAGCATTTGGAAAGAGCTGGAAAACAACTTTCCTTGTTTGACtccttttatttctgtatcGTCACCTTCTCCACGGTTGGCTATGGGGACGTCACGCCCCAGATCTGGCCCTCCCAGCTGCTCGTGGTCATTCTCATTTGCGTTGCCTTGGTGGTGCTCCCACTGCAG TTTGAAGAACTAGCATACCTCTGGATGGAGAGCCAGAAGTTAGGAGGGAACTATAGCCGACACAGGGCTCAAACTGAGAAGCATGTGGTGTTATGTGTCAGCTCACTGAAGATCGACCTACTGATGGATTTCCTCAATGAGTTCTATGCTCATCCTAGACTACAG GACTATTATGTGGTGATCTTGTGTCCAACCGAGATGGACATTCAGGTTCGCCGTATCCTCCAAATCCCTTTGTGGTCTCAGAGGGTCATCTACCTTCAAGGTTCTGCCCTCAAAGACCAGGATCTAATGAGGGCCAA GATGGATGATGCTGAGGCCTGCTtcatcctcagcagcaggaacgAGGTCGATCGAACTGCTGCT gatCACCAGACTATTTTGAGAGCCTGGGCTGCAAAAGACTTTGCTCCAAACTGTCCTCTTTATGTCCAGATCCTCAAACCGGAAAATAAATTCCATGTTAAATTTGCAG ATCATGTTGTCTGCGAAGAGGAGTTCAAATATGCCATGTTGGCTCTGAACTGTGTATGTCCGGCCACGTCTACCTTAGTCACACTCCTGGTTCACACCTCCAGAGGACA GGAAGGACAACTGTCACCAGAGCAATGGCAAAGGACGTATGGACGCTGCTCTGGAAACGAGGTCTATCACATCCGACTGTGCGACAGCAAGTTCTTTGGGGAGTACGATGGGAAAAGCTTCACCTACGCATCCTTCCACGCCCATAAGAA GTATGGTGTGTGTTTGATCGGAGTGAAAAGAGAGGACAACAAGAGCATTCTCCTGAACCCTGGCCCCCGGCACATCATGGCCTCCACCGACACTTGCTACTACATCAACATCACCAAGGAGGAGAACTCGGCATTCATCTTCAAACAAGAGGAAAAGCACAACAAGGGCCTCCCCCTCACAGGCCTCTATGACGCCCCCTCCAGACTGCCAGTGCACAGCATCATTGCCAGCATGG TTGATCAGACTGCTTCGTTTG GGACTGTTGCCATAGATCTACAGAACCCCGATCCCCCAGAAGAAAGCGGCAAGCTGGCGTTGCCGACAGAGAACGGCGCAGGAAGCCGGAGGCCGAGCATTGCACCCGTCCTAGAAATCGCAGACTCCTCCGCCATTCTGCCCTGCGACCTTCTCAGTGATCAATCTGAGGATGAAGCCAACCAGTCAGACGAGGAGGGCTCTGTCGGGTCTGA tTTTGTGAAGGGCTACCCTCCCAACTCGCCCTACATCGGCAGCTCTCCCACATTGTGCCACCTCCTGCCACAGAAAGCTCCATTCTGCTGCCTCCGCCTGGACAAG GGCTGTACGCATAACAGCTTTGAGGATGCCAAGGCCTACGGCTTCAAGAATAAGTTGATTATAGTTTCTGCTGAGACGGCAGGAAATGGTCTCTACAATTTCATTGTCCCTCTTCGCGCTTACTATCGGCCCAGGAAGGAGCTGAACCcaatagtgctgctgctggactacCC CCCAGACAATCACTTCTTAGAGGCCATTTGCTGCTTTCCTATGGTTTACTTCATGACTGGAACTATTGACAA CTTGGACAACCTCCTGCAGTGTGGCATAATCTACGCAGACAATTTGGTGGTGGTGGACAAAGAGAGCACAATGAGCGCCGAGGAGGACTACATGGCAGACGCCAAGACCATCGTCAATGTCCAGACTATGTTCAG GTTGTTTCCCAGTCTCAGCATCATTACTGAGCTCACACATCCGTCCAACATGAGGTTCATGCAGTTCAGAGCCAAGGACTGCtactcactcgctctctctaAACTGGAGAAG ATAGAACGCGATAAGGGCTCCAACTTGGCTTTCATGTTCCGTCTGCCGTTTGCAGCAGGCAGGGTGTTCAGCATTAGCATGTTAGATACACTGCTTTACCAG TCTTTTGTTAAGGACTACATGATTGCAATCGTGAGGCTTCTCCTGGGTCTGGACACCACACCTGGATCTGGATACCTCTGCGCT ATGAAGATAACAGAGGAGGATCTGTGGATCAGGACTTACGGCAGACTCTTCCAGAAGCTTTGTTCCTCAAGCGCCGAGATCCCAATTGGGATCTATCGCACAGAGTCGCACATGTTCTCAAACACGGAG TGCAAGGACAGTTATGCACAG TCTCAGCTGTCCGTCAACGCTGAACACGGCGCGGAGCACCGCGAGCGAGGGGAGTCCTGGAAGGAGAAAACGGCGCACAGAAACTCCACCACCAGCGACCAGTCCGAGCACCCGCtgctgaggaagaagagcatGCAGTGGGCGCGGCGACTCAGCAGGAAGAACGCCAAACCgtccagcagagcagagcgcaTCTCGCAGCAGAGACTCAACCTGTACCGACGCTCTGAACGGCAGGAGCTCTCCGAGCTGGTGAAGAACCGCATGAAGCACCTGGGTCTGCCCACGGTCGGATACG AGGATGTTTCTAATCTCACTGCGAGCGATGTCATGAATCGAGTAAATCTAGGATATTTGCAAG AGTTGCAGGACATTGCAGAGCATCCGTATACAGAGGGGACCAGGCCACCAG ACGAAATGAACGACCATCAGAACACGCTGTCCTACGTCCTCATCAACCCTCCTCCTGACACCATGCTGGAGCTCAACGACATCGT CTACATCATCCGGTCCGACCCGCTGGCACACATGCCAGAGGACTCGCAGGTAGGGCAGGCACGCATCGGCAAGAACAAGCAGGACTTTGGCACAGAGATGAGGGATGAGACTCACCTCTGA
- the kcnt1b gene encoding potassium channel subfamily T member 1 isoform X2 — translation MQQMRGLFQFTLIWLPQHTESFQRWPTDGARTEEAAMSPPRRSSGSHGDRTSAETVQKNNSSNSGVILDISALKMAEVETEVPPLPPRYRFRDLLLGDQTFQNDDRFQEEYSMDSTNAQVQVEFYVNENTFKERLKLFFIKNQRSSLRIRLFNFSLKILTCALYILRVSLDNPNFNASPWACAACRNNTGLNVTESSKINWELIFWVNRRDPLWAIQVTVALISFLETMLITYLSYKGNICEQMFQISFILEMINTVPFIITIFWHPLKNIFVPVFLNCWLAKGALENMINDFHRAIQRTHSAMFNQVFILICTLLCLVFTGACGIQHLERAGKQLSLFDSFYFCIVTFSTVGYGDVTPQIWPSQLLVVILICVALVVLPLQFEELAYLWMESQKLGGNYSRHRAQTEKHVVLCVSSLKIDLLMDFLNEFYAHPRLQDYYVVILCPTEMDIQVRRILQIPLWSQRVIYLQGSALKDQDLMRAKMDDAEACFILSSRNEVDRTAADHQTILRAWAAKDFAPNCPLYVQILKPENKFHVKFADHVVCEEEFKYAMLALNCVCPATSTLVTLLVHTSRGQEGQLSPEQWQRTYGRCSGNEVYHIRLCDSKFFGEYDGKSFTYASFHAHKKYGVCLIGVKREDNKSILLNPGPRHIMASTDTCYYINITKEENSAFIFKQEEKHNKGLPLTGLYDAPSRLPVHSIIASMGTVAIDLQNPDPPEESGKLALPTENGAGSRRPSIAPVLEIADSSAILPCDLLSDQSEDEANQSDEEGSVGSDFVKGYPPNSPYIGSSPTLCHLLPQKAPFCCLRLDKGCTHNSFEDAKAYGFKNKLIIVSAETAGNGLYNFIVPLRAYYRPRKELNPIVLLLDYPPDNHFLEAICCFPMVYFMTGTIDNLDNLLQCGIIYADNLVVVDKESTMSAEEDYMADAKTIVNVQTMFRLFPSLSIITELTHPSNMRFMQFRAKDCYSLALSKLEKIERDKGSNLAFMFRLPFAAGRVFSISMLDTLLYQSFVKDYMIAIVRLLLGLDTTPGSGYLCAMKITEEDLWIRTYGRLFQKLCSSSAEIPIGIYRTESHMFSNTECKDSYAQSQLSVNAEHGAEHRERGESWKEKTAHRNSTTSDQSEHPLLRKKSMQWARRLSRKNAKPSSRAERISQQRLNLYRRSERQELSELVKNRMKHLGLPTVGYEDVSNLTASDVMNRVNLGYLQELQDIAEHPYTEGTRPPDEMNDHQNTLSYVLINPPPDTMLELNDIVYIIRSDPLAHMPEDSQVGQARIGKNKQDFGTEMRDETHL, via the exons GTTCCAAGAGGAGTACAGTATGGACTCAACAAATGCCCA GGTGCAGGTGGAGTTCTACGTGAATGAAAACACCTTCAAGGAGAGGCTGAAgcttttcttcattaaaaaccAAAGGTCAA GCCTGAGAATCCGTCTCTTCAACTTCTCACTGAAGATCCTGACCTGTGCCCTCTATATACTGAGAGTCAGCCTGGATAACCCCAACTTCAACGCCAGCCCATGGGCATG TGCTGCGTGCCGAAATAACACTGGGCTAAATGTGACAGAGTCATCAAAAATAAACTG GGAGTTGATTTTCTGGGTAAACAGACGAGATCCACTGTGGGCAATACAG gtgaCGGTGGCCTTAATCAGTTTTTTGGAGACCATGCTTATTACTTATCTGAGCTACAAG GGGAACATTTGCGAGCAGATGTTCCAGATATCCTTCATATTGGAGATGATCAACACAGTGCCATTTATAATCACA ATTTTCTGGCATCCTTTGAAAAACATATTTGTTCCCGTATTTCTTAATTGCTGGCTTGCCAAAGGTGCCCTGGAGAACATGATT AATGACTTCCACCGGGCCATCCAGAGGACCCATTCTGCTATGTTCAACCAGGTGTTCATTCTCATCTGCACCTTGCTGTGTCTAGTTTTCACCGG AGCTTGTGGCATCCAGCATTTGGAAAGAGCTGGAAAACAACTTTCCTTGTTTGACtccttttatttctgtatcGTCACCTTCTCCACGGTTGGCTATGGGGACGTCACGCCCCAGATCTGGCCCTCCCAGCTGCTCGTGGTCATTCTCATTTGCGTTGCCTTGGTGGTGCTCCCACTGCAG TTTGAAGAACTAGCATACCTCTGGATGGAGAGCCAGAAGTTAGGAGGGAACTATAGCCGACACAGGGCTCAAACTGAGAAGCATGTGGTGTTATGTGTCAGCTCACTGAAGATCGACCTACTGATGGATTTCCTCAATGAGTTCTATGCTCATCCTAGACTACAG GACTATTATGTGGTGATCTTGTGTCCAACCGAGATGGACATTCAGGTTCGCCGTATCCTCCAAATCCCTTTGTGGTCTCAGAGGGTCATCTACCTTCAAGGTTCTGCCCTCAAAGACCAGGATCTAATGAGGGCCAA GATGGATGATGCTGAGGCCTGCTtcatcctcagcagcaggaacgAGGTCGATCGAACTGCTGCT gatCACCAGACTATTTTGAGAGCCTGGGCTGCAAAAGACTTTGCTCCAAACTGTCCTCTTTATGTCCAGATCCTCAAACCGGAAAATAAATTCCATGTTAAATTTGCAG ATCATGTTGTCTGCGAAGAGGAGTTCAAATATGCCATGTTGGCTCTGAACTGTGTATGTCCGGCCACGTCTACCTTAGTCACACTCCTGGTTCACACCTCCAGAGGACA GGAAGGACAACTGTCACCAGAGCAATGGCAAAGGACGTATGGACGCTGCTCTGGAAACGAGGTCTATCACATCCGACTGTGCGACAGCAAGTTCTTTGGGGAGTACGATGGGAAAAGCTTCACCTACGCATCCTTCCACGCCCATAAGAA GTATGGTGTGTGTTTGATCGGAGTGAAAAGAGAGGACAACAAGAGCATTCTCCTGAACCCTGGCCCCCGGCACATCATGGCCTCCACCGACACTTGCTACTACATCAACATCACCAAGGAGGAGAACTCGGCATTCATCTTCAAACAAGAGGAAAAGCACAACAAGGGCCTCCCCCTCACAGGCCTCTATGACGCCCCCTCCAGACTGCCAGTGCACAGCATCATTGCCAGCATGG GGACTGTTGCCATAGATCTACAGAACCCCGATCCCCCAGAAGAAAGCGGCAAGCTGGCGTTGCCGACAGAGAACGGCGCAGGAAGCCGGAGGCCGAGCATTGCACCCGTCCTAGAAATCGCAGACTCCTCCGCCATTCTGCCCTGCGACCTTCTCAGTGATCAATCTGAGGATGAAGCCAACCAGTCAGACGAGGAGGGCTCTGTCGGGTCTGA tTTTGTGAAGGGCTACCCTCCCAACTCGCCCTACATCGGCAGCTCTCCCACATTGTGCCACCTCCTGCCACAGAAAGCTCCATTCTGCTGCCTCCGCCTGGACAAG GGCTGTACGCATAACAGCTTTGAGGATGCCAAGGCCTACGGCTTCAAGAATAAGTTGATTATAGTTTCTGCTGAGACGGCAGGAAATGGTCTCTACAATTTCATTGTCCCTCTTCGCGCTTACTATCGGCCCAGGAAGGAGCTGAACCcaatagtgctgctgctggactacCC CCCAGACAATCACTTCTTAGAGGCCATTTGCTGCTTTCCTATGGTTTACTTCATGACTGGAACTATTGACAA CTTGGACAACCTCCTGCAGTGTGGCATAATCTACGCAGACAATTTGGTGGTGGTGGACAAAGAGAGCACAATGAGCGCCGAGGAGGACTACATGGCAGACGCCAAGACCATCGTCAATGTCCAGACTATGTTCAG GTTGTTTCCCAGTCTCAGCATCATTACTGAGCTCACACATCCGTCCAACATGAGGTTCATGCAGTTCAGAGCCAAGGACTGCtactcactcgctctctctaAACTGGAGAAG ATAGAACGCGATAAGGGCTCCAACTTGGCTTTCATGTTCCGTCTGCCGTTTGCAGCAGGCAGGGTGTTCAGCATTAGCATGTTAGATACACTGCTTTACCAG TCTTTTGTTAAGGACTACATGATTGCAATCGTGAGGCTTCTCCTGGGTCTGGACACCACACCTGGATCTGGATACCTCTGCGCT ATGAAGATAACAGAGGAGGATCTGTGGATCAGGACTTACGGCAGACTCTTCCAGAAGCTTTGTTCCTCAAGCGCCGAGATCCCAATTGGGATCTATCGCACAGAGTCGCACATGTTCTCAAACACGGAG TGCAAGGACAGTTATGCACAG TCTCAGCTGTCCGTCAACGCTGAACACGGCGCGGAGCACCGCGAGCGAGGGGAGTCCTGGAAGGAGAAAACGGCGCACAGAAACTCCACCACCAGCGACCAGTCCGAGCACCCGCtgctgaggaagaagagcatGCAGTGGGCGCGGCGACTCAGCAGGAAGAACGCCAAACCgtccagcagagcagagcgcaTCTCGCAGCAGAGACTCAACCTGTACCGACGCTCTGAACGGCAGGAGCTCTCCGAGCTGGTGAAGAACCGCATGAAGCACCTGGGTCTGCCCACGGTCGGATACG AGGATGTTTCTAATCTCACTGCGAGCGATGTCATGAATCGAGTAAATCTAGGATATTTGCAAG AGTTGCAGGACATTGCAGAGCATCCGTATACAGAGGGGACCAGGCCACCAG ACGAAATGAACGACCATCAGAACACGCTGTCCTACGTCCTCATCAACCCTCCTCCTGACACCATGCTGGAGCTCAACGACATCGT CTACATCATCCGGTCCGACCCGCTGGCACACATGCCAGAGGACTCGCAGGTAGGGCAGGCACGCATCGGCAAGAACAAGCAGGACTTTGGCACAGAGATGAGGGATGAGACTCACCTCTGA